GATTTTGTGATAAACTTTTTAATAAATTATGGAAAGTATCTAAAGGAAATGTGAAAAGCAAATTTCAATAGTAACTACTTATAGAAAGAACGTATAAAATTATTATATATACAGAAAGAAAATAACAGTAGAATTGTCTGAATTGTGCGAAATAAATAAAAAACAAGAAAAACGTTGACAATTTAAAAACGAGATGATAAGATAGTCTTCGTCGCTAAGACAACCGATGCAAAATAGAAAACACTGGACAGCCCTGGCGGGATATGGAAAGTGTAAGATGAAAAATGCAAAGAAAAAACTTGAAAAAAGTTCTTGACAAAAGGTTGTCGGATGTGATAAAGTAAACAAGCTGTCGCTTGAAAGTGATTGATAAAATTACAAAAGCGAAACAGAAAAAATAAAAAAGTTGTTGACAAACGACAAAAGATGTGATAATCTATTAAAGCTGTCGCTTGAGACGACAACAAAACAAAGAACATTGATAACTAAACAATAGACAACAGATCCTTGAAAATTTCTTTAAGAGAAAATTTTTTAAGAACGGTTTATAACAAACCAAAACAACAGTAAAAGGATAGATTAGCTAGAGTTAATCTTGACTAGAACAAACACTTTTAACGAGAGTTTGATCCTGGCTCAGGATGAACGCTGGCGGCGTGCTTAACACATGCAAGTCGAGCGAAGCACTTTACTTGGATTTCTTCGGAATGACGAGTATTGTGACTGAGCGGCGGACGGGTGAGTAACGCGTGGGTAACCTGCCTCATACAGGGGGATAACAGTTAGAAATGACTGCTAATACCGCATAAGACCACAGCACCGCATGGTGCAGGGGTAAAAACTCCGGTGGTATGAGATGGACCCGCGTCTGATTAGCTAGTTGGTGGGGTAACGGCCTACCAAGGCAACGATCAGTAGCCGGCCTGAGAGGGCGACCGGCCACATTGGGACTGAGACACGGCCCAAACTCCTACGGGAGGCAGCAGTGGGGAATATTGCACAATGGGGGAAACCCTGATGCAGCGACGCCGCGTGAAGGAAGAAGTATTTCGGTATGTAAACTTCTATCAGCAGGGAAGAAAATGACGGTACCTGACTAAGAAGCCCCGGCTAACTACGTGCCAGCAGCCGCGGTAATACGTAGGGGGCAAGCGTTATCCGGATTTACTGGGTGTAAAGGGAGCGTAGACGGAGAGGCAAGTCTGATGTGAAAACCCGGGGCTCAACCCCGGGACTGCATTGGAAACTGTTTTTCTAGAGTGTCGGAGAGGTAAGCGGAATTCCTAGTGTAGCGGTGAAATGCGTAGATATTAGGAGGAACACCAGTGGCGAAGGCGGCTTACTGGACGATGACTGACGTTGAGGCTCGAAAGCGTGGGGAGCAAACAGGATTAGATACCCTGGTAGTCCACGCCGTAAACGATGACTACTAGGTGTCGGGTGGCAAAGCCATTCGGTGCCGCAGCAAACGCAATAAGTAGTCCACCTGGGGAGTACGTTCGCAAGAATGAAACTCAAAGGAATTGACGGGGACCCGCACAAGCGGTGGAGCATGTGGTTTAATTCGAAGCAACGCGAAGAACCTTACCTGCTCTTGACATCCCGGTGACCGCTCCGTAATGGGAGCTTTTCTTCGGAACACCGGAGACAGGTGGTGCATGGTTGTCGTCAGCTCGTGTCGTGAGATGTTGGGTTAAGTCCCGCAACGAGCGCAACCCCTATCTTCAGTAGCCAGCGGTTTGGCCGGGCACTCTGGAGAGACTGCCAGGGATAACCTGGAGGAAGGTGGGGATGACGTCAAATCATCATGCCCCTTATGAGCAGGGCTACACACGTGCTACAATGGCGTAAACAAAGGGAGGCAAACTCGCGAGGGTAAGCAAATCCCAAAAATAACGTCTCAGTTCGGATTGTAGTCTGCAACTCGACTACATGAAGCTGGAATCGCTAGTAATCGCGAATCAGAATGTCGCGGTGAATACGTTCCCGGGTCTTGTACACACCGCCCGTCACACCATGGGAGTCAGTAACGCCCGAAGTCAGTGACCCAACCGTAAGGAGGGAGCTGCCGAAGGTGGGACCGATAACTGGGGTGAAGTCGTAACAAGGTAGCCGTATCGGAAGGTGCGGCTGGATCACCTCCTTTCTAAGGAAGAATGAAGTAAAGAGAACTGCTGTCTATTGTTTAGTTATCAAGAAACAACTTGATAATGAAGCCTTTTGGTGGCGATGCGTTTAGGGGTAACACCCGTTCCCATCCCGAACACGATGGTTAAGACCTAAACGGCCGATGGTACTGCACTGGAGACGGTGTGGGAGAGAAGGTGGCCGCCAAATCTAAAAAAAGAAAACTGGATTTACCAGTGATCAGAGATAAAAAATGATTTTTGTTTCTGATGACTGATAAACATCAGTCAGAATTGTACCTTGAAAATTGCATACAAAGAAATATAGATGATAAGATTAAAAAATATCTAATCAAGACATCCGAGGTAATGTTAACAAACATTAACTAAAGTCTGAAGAAAACAGACTGAAAAGAAATTGACCTATTACCAACGCATACACGCTAGTATGTGTCGATGAGAAACCAACCCGTGTTTCTTGTCTGTTGGTTATGCTGATAAGAGCGTATGGTGGATGCCTTGGCACTAAGAGCCGATGAAAGACGTGATAAGCTGCGAAAAGCTTCGGGGAGGAGCAAATATCCATTGATCCGGAGATTTCTGAATGGGGAAACCTACTTGAGCAAACCTCAAGTATCCTAACGCCAATCCATAACGTTAGGAAGGGAACCCGGTGAACTGAAACATCTAAGTAGCCGGAGGAAGAGAAAACAACATGTGATTCTGTGAGTAGCGGCGAGCGAAAGCGGAAGAGCCCAAACCGGAGTGCGTGCACTCCGGGGTTCGGACCGCAGAATTGATTCAATAAGTCTAGCAGAATGGTTTTGGGAAAGCCAGCCAGAGAGGGTGAAAGCCCCGTAAGCGAAAGACGAGTTGACATGGCGGTATCCAGAGTACCACGAGACACGAGAAACCTTGTGGGAATGAGCGGGGACCACCCCGTAAGGCTAAATACTTCTTAGTGACCGATAGCGCATAGTACTGTGAAGGAAAGGTGAAAAGGACCCCGGGAGGGGAGTGAAAGAGAACCTGAAACCATATGTTTACAAGCTGTGGAACATCTTTATATGATGAACCGCGTACTTTTTGTAGAACGGTCCGGCGAGTTACGCTGGCTGGCGAGGTTAAGCACTGAAGGTGTGGAGCCGAAGGGAAACCAAGTCTGAATAGGGCGTGAAGTCAGTCAGAGTAGACCCGAAACCGGGTGATCTATCCATGTCCAGGTTGAAGTTGCCGTAAAAGGCAATGGAGGACCGAACCCACATCCGTTGAAAAGGGTGGGGATGAGGTGTGGATAGGGGAGAAATTCCAATCGAACCCGGAGATAGCTGGTTCTCCTCGAAATAGCTTTAGGGCTAGCCTCATACGAGTCTTGCGGAGGTAGAGCACTGAATTCTTAAGGGGGCGTCAAAGCTTACTAAGAGATATCAAACTCCGAATGCCGCGTAGATGATGTATGGGAGTCAGACTGCACGAGATAAGTTGGGTAGTCAAAAGGGAAAGAGCCCAGACCTACAGCTAAGGTCCCAAAATGTGTGTTAAGTGGAAAAGGATGTGGGATTTCGAAGACAACTAGGATGTTGGCTCAGAAGCAGCCATCCATTAAAAGAGTGCGTAATAGCTCACTAGTCGAGAGGTCCTGCGCCGAAAATGTCCGGGGCTGAAACACACTACCGAAGCTTAGGAATTAACGAATGTTAATTGGTAGAGGAGCATTCTTAAAGAGACGAAGCTGTACCGAAAGGAGCAGTGGATTTTTAAGAAGAGAGAATGCCGGAATGAGTAGCGAGAGGAAGGTGAGAATCCTTCCGGCCGAATATCTAAGGTTTCCAGCGTAAAGCTGATCTGCGCTGGGTAAGTCGGGGCCTAAGGCGAGGTCGAAAGACGTAGTCGATGGATAACAGGTTGAAATTCCTGTACTATGATATAACAGAACTGTGGGGACGCAGGGAGAGAGCGCGAGCCGGGAACGGAAAGCCCGGCGCAAGCGAGGTACCGGTCTGTCAGGAAAATCCGGCAGGCAACGGGAAGACGTGATGCGGACCGAAAAAGAGTAGGGAAGAGCGTGAGCTAACTGCCAAGAAAAGCCGCTATTGTTTATATCATACCCGTACCGTAAACCGACACAGGTGGATGAGGAGAGAATCCTAAGGCCGACGGGAGAAGCATTGTTAAGGAACTCGGCAAAATGACTCCGTAACTTCGGGAGAAGGAGTGCCATGCGAATGGCCGCAGAGAATTGGCCCAAGCAACTGTTTAGCAAAAACACAGGTCTATGCAAAACCGAAAGGTGAGGTATATGGGCTGACGCCTGCCCGGTGCTGGAAGGTTAAGGGGAGAGGTTAGCGCAAGCGAAGCTTTGAACTTAAGCCCCAGTAAACGGCGGCCGTAACTATAACGGTCCTAAGGTAGCGAAATTCCTTGTCGGGTAAGTTCCGACCCGCACGAAAGGCGTAATGATTTGGGCACTGTCTCAACAATGCACCCGGTGAAATTGAAATACCAGTGAAGATGCTGGTTACCTGCGCCAGGACGGAAAGACCCCATGGAGCTTTACTCCAGCTTGATACTGGGATTCGATATTGCATGTACAGGATAGGTGGGAGACTAGGAGACGGTAACGCCAGTTGCCGTGGAGTCGATGTTGGGATACCACCCTTGCAGTATTGGGTTTCTAACCAGCAGCCGTGATCCGGCTGGGGGACAATGTCAGGTGGGGAGTTTGACTGGGGCGGTCGCCTCCGAAAGGGTATCGGAGGCGCTCAAAGGTTCCCTCAGAATGGTTGGAAACCATTCGAAGAGTGCAAAGGCAGAAGGGAGCTTGACTGCGACACCGACGGGTGGAGCAGGTACGAAAGTAGGACTTAGTGATCCGGTGGTATAAAGTGGGATTGCCATCGCTCAACGGATAAAAGCTACCCTGGGGATAACAGGCTTATCACTCCCAAGAGTTCACATCGACGGAGTGGTTTGGCACCTCGATGTCGGCTCATCGCATCCTGGGGCTGAAGTAGGTCCCAAGGGTTGGGCTGTTCGCCCATTAAAGCGGTACGCGAGCTGGGTTCAGAACGTCGTGAGACAGTTCGGTCCCTATCCGGCGTGGGCGTAGGATATTTGAGAGGAGCTGTCCTTAGTACGAGAGGACCGGGATGGACTGGCCGCTGGTGTACCTGTTGCATCGCCAGATGCATGGCAGGGTAGCCAAGCCGGGAAGGGATAAACGCTGAAGGCATCTAAGCGTGAAGCCCCCCTCAAGATAAGATATCCCATAACGTCAAGTTAGTAAGACCCCTTGAAGACGACGAGGTAGATAGGGCAGAGGTGGAAGTGTGGTAACACATGGAGCTGACTGTTACTAATAGGTCGAGGGCATAACCAGAACAGGTGATAGGAACAAGATGGATGAAAAAAACTTTGTATGCAGTTTTGAAGGTACATGATATACGGATATGGAATGAGAGACGCGCTTGAGAAGATTTCTTAAGCGCGTTTTAATATTAATTATGTTTGTACAGAATGCGTTACTGGTCACAGGTACTGTGAACAGTAACCAGAATACTTTTCTTTAACATTTTTTTACTTGAATTGCGTTTACAAAATTCTTGCATTATGTTATAAATAGATGAACTATAAAATAAGGAATAAGAAGGAGGCGAATTATATGGACAGTTGTGATAGTCGAAGTCGAAGTACATCTAACGATGGAAGAACACTTGGAATATCTTTCAAGTGTCTATAGGTGCGCCAATTATAATAATTATAATCTAAGCCTTTTCCATCGTTACTAGAGTGTCACAACCGAAGCGTTGTATTGCATTTAGCGGTGGATTTTTTATGCCCTTTTTTGGGGAGAAGGAGGCTTAAGGTGAAAAAAGAAGTATTAAAAGAACCGATATATGTAGAAGAAATTGTCGATATTATCAGGTCAGGATTATCGAATGAAGAGATAAAAGAAAAACTTAATGATTATCATGACAATGACATTGCACAGAGTTTAGAGTTGCTTAATAAGTCAGAAAGACTTCATCTTTACAATATACTTGGTTCTGAATGGATGTCGGAGATTATTTCATATGTTGAAGATCCCGATGATTATATTAAAGAATTAGGAATCTACAAGCTGGCAGAGATTATTAATGAAATGGATGCCGACGATGCGGTAGATCTTCTGGAAGATATTGATGAAAACGTAAAGGTTAAATTGAGATCAATACTTGATGAGGATGTACAGGCAGATATTAGATTGATCAATTCTTATGATGATGATGAAATAGGTAGTCTGATTACAACTAATTTTATATGTATCAAAGATAATCTTACAATACGTCAGGCAATGCATGAACTCATACAGCAGGCAGGAGAGAATGATAATATTGCAACGATATATGTAGTCGATGAAGAGGATCGTTTTTGTGGAGCGATTGATCTTAAAGATTTGATTATCGCACGAGCAGGAATGGCATTGGAGTCGCTGATAAGTTATTCTTATCCTTATCTTCGTGACCACGAAAAAATTTCTGAAAGTATTGAAAAGATAAAAGATTATGCTGAGGATTCACTTCCTGTGCTTAATAGTGAAAACAAGATAATCGGTATTTTGACAGCTCAAGACGTTATCGAGGCAGTTGATGATGAATTGGGTGAAGATTATGCAAAATTAGCCGGATTGTCAGCAGAGGAAGATCTTCAGGAAAGTACAAAAGACAGTATGAAAAAGCGTTTACCGTGGCTTATTATATTACTTTTCCTCGGAATGCTTGTATCTTCTGTGGTGGGTGTATTTGAAGATGTTGTAGCAATATTACCAATCGTTATATGTTTTCAGTCATTAGTTCTTGATATGGCTGGAAATGTCGGTACACAGTCACTTGCTGTTACAATCCGTGTGCTTATGGATGAAAATTTAAGCGCGAAAGATAAACTGCATTTGACATTTAAAGAAGCAAAAGTAGGATTTAGTAGTGGATTGTTATTGGGAATGCTTGCACTTGTATTTCTAGGGGTGTATATATACTTATTTAAAGGATATTCATTGGGACATGCATTTTTAATATCCGGCTGTGTAGGAGCATCGCTGTTTTTAGCAATGATAATATCAAGCTTAGTTGGAACATTAATACCATTGTTTTTTAACAAAATTAAGATTGACCCGGCAGTTGCATCAGGTCCGCTTATTACTACAGTAAATGATTTAGTGGCAGTAGTTACTTATTATGGTCTTGCATGGATTTTATTAATAGAGATTATGCATATAGTATAGTAGATAATATATCAGATGTGAGATGACTCCCACCTCTGTAGGTGGCGAGTAACAAATCAGTATCAGTGGTGGGAGTCAATCCCCCATCTGATATAGCCTCCGGCAGGATTGCAGAGATGCGCAGAAGAAGTATGTCATGCATTGCATGACGCGCATCTCGCAGCAAGAATGCAGAGGCATTCTTGAAAAAAGTAAGCAGTCGAATTTAAAAAATTTCCACTGCTTACTTTTTTAGTAATATGATATGAAAAGAGTGTATTTGAAAGGGATAGGATATTATCGTTTCATTTCCAGTCCATTGTCACCTTCTTGATGAGTTTTAATCATTTCTTCTACTTCGCAAAGTGTCATAGAGGGAAGGTCTCCCGGAACAGTATTTTTTAAAGCACTGACAGCGTTACCATATTGCAAAGCTTTTCGCGTATCATTTTCAGAAGTAAGCAATCCGTAAAGAGCACCGGAAATATAAGCGTCTCCGCTTCCGATACGGTCGACCACTTCGATGTCTTTGTACATTTCTTCCTTAACAAAAGTCTGTTTTTTTGCATCATAAATAACAGAGCCAAAGGAATGTCTTTTTGGACTGTGAACGATTCGTTGTGTGGCTGCGACAACGGAAATCGGATATTCATCGGCGAAACTTTTCATAACCTCTTCAGGAGTGCCTTCTTTTAAGAAAGTCAGGCGTGCAGTACTGTCAGAGCAGAAGAAAATGTCTACGATAGGAAGAATTTCTTCTATACAAGCCTTGGCTTTGGCACCGCTCCAAAGATTTCCACGAAAGTTTACATCAAATGAAATTAAAGCACCGGCTTTTTTGAAACGCTTCATCATTTCAATAGCAGCTTTGCGTACTTGTTCATTTAAAGCAAGTGTGATTCCACAAGTATGGAAACAACGGGTAGATGAGTACATTTCCTCCGGAAAATCATCAATTGAGAGGCTTGTCATCGAACTATGTTTTCGATCATAGACAATCCCTGGTTTACGAGGTGCGGCACCAGTTTCGTAATAATATACACCGAGACGGGCATCAGCACTGTTATCATGAGACAAATATTCATCAGATACATTTTGAAAATGCACTTCATTTCTTGCAAGCTGACCGATTGCATGAGCTGGAATTTTTCCTACCAAACCTGTTTTCAGTCCAAGCTGTGCAGCTCCGGCAGCAACATTAAATTCTGCACCACCAATATTTTGTTCAAAAATCTTTGTTCTTGACATTCTTTCGTTTGCCTGTGGAGAAAGACGAAGAAGAAGTTCTCCAAGTGTGAGCAAATCATATTTTTTAGACATTGTGTTAACCTCTCTTAAAATAATTACCTGTGTGTTATAACTTATCCGCGGATAGATTTTGCAATTGTGACTGCTTCTTTAGAAAGCTCGCAGATCTTATCAAATTCTTGATTTTCTACCAATGTATTTTTTACCATCCAGCTTCCACCACATGCAAAAATTTTATTAAATGCAAGATAGTCTTTTACATTTTCCGGATTAATACCGCCGGTTGGCATAAATTTAACCATAGTGTAAGGTGCAGCCATAGCTTTGATCATTGGAAGTCCGCCGGCCTGTTCTGCAGGGAAAAATTTCACAACTTCAAGCCCGCGTTTTACAGCTTTGGCAACTTCAGATGGAGTAGCACATCCAGGAAGAACTGTGATTCCTTTTTCCAGGCAGTAATCTACGATTTCTTCATCAAATCCAGGACTTACAATAAACTTTGCTCCTGCATTAACAGCTCGGTCTACCTGCTCTGTAGTGAGAACTGTTCCCGCTCCGACAAGCATTTCAGGAAAGCTTTCGCTCATAATGCGAATAGATTCTTCTGCTGCTTCTGTACGGAAAGTTACTTCAGCACATGGAAGACCACCGTTACAAAGGGCTTCGCCCAGAGGCTTTGCATCTTTAGCATTTTCTAAAACAACGACAGGTACGATCATACATTTTTCAAGCTGATTTAAAATATCATTCATATTCTTAAAATCCTCCAAAATCATTTATTCTGATTTTCTTATTCTGA
This Ruminococcus hominis DNA region includes the following protein-coding sequences:
- the mgtE gene encoding magnesium transporter — its product is MKKEVLKEPIYVEEIVDIIRSGLSNEEIKEKLNDYHDNDIAQSLELLNKSERLHLYNILGSEWMSEIISYVEDPDDYIKELGIYKLAEIINEMDADDAVDLLEDIDENVKVKLRSILDEDVQADIRLINSYDDDEIGSLITTNFICIKDNLTIRQAMHELIQQAGENDNIATIYVVDEEDRFCGAIDLKDLIIARAGMALESLISYSYPYLRDHEKISESIEKIKDYAEDSLPVLNSENKIIGILTAQDVIEAVDDELGEDYAKLAGLSAEEDLQESTKDSMKKRLPWLIILLFLGMLVSSVVGVFEDVVAILPIVICFQSLVLDMAGNVGTQSLAVTIRVLMDENLSAKDKLHLTFKEAKVGFSSGLLLGMLALVFLGVYIYLFKGYSLGHAFLISGCVGASLFLAMIISSLVGTLIPLFFNKIKIDPAVASGPLITTVNDLVAVVTYYGLAWILLIEIMHIV
- a CDS encoding sugar kinase; amino-acid sequence: MSKKYDLLTLGELLLRLSPQANERMSRTKIFEQNIGGAEFNVAAGAAQLGLKTGLVGKIPAHAIGQLARNEVHFQNVSDEYLSHDNSADARLGVYYYETGAAPRKPGIVYDRKHSSMTSLSIDDFPEEMYSSTRCFHTCGITLALNEQVRKAAIEMMKRFKKAGALISFDVNFRGNLWSGAKAKACIEEILPIVDIFFCSDSTARLTFLKEGTPEEVMKSFADEYPISVVAATQRIVHSPKRHSFGSVIYDAKKQTFVKEEMYKDIEVVDRIGSGDAYISGALYGLLTSENDTRKALQYGNAVSALKNTVPGDLPSMTLCEVEEMIKTHQEGDNGLEMKR
- a CDS encoding bifunctional 4-hydroxy-2-oxoglutarate aldolase/2-dehydro-3-deoxy-phosphogluconate aldolase, with product MNDILNQLEKCMIVPVVVLENAKDAKPLGEALCNGGLPCAEVTFRTEAAEESIRIMSESFPEMLVGAGTVLTTEQVDRAVNAGAKFIVSPGFDEEIVDYCLEKGITVLPGCATPSEVAKAVKRGLEVVKFFPAEQAGGLPMIKAMAAPYTMVKFMPTGGINPENVKDYLAFNKIFACGGSWMVKNTLVENQEFDKICELSKEAVTIAKSIRG